The following are encoded in a window of Carassius auratus strain Wakin unplaced genomic scaffold, ASM336829v1 scaf_tig00217584, whole genome shotgun sequence genomic DNA:
- the LOC113101214 gene encoding uncharacterized protein LOC113101214, producing the protein MEPRFRRRADGSLNLTDTVEASKVKEANKGKPYTRPLPPEKVLDKARKSLSEHHGDLSKRKHLLGFFEIQFGVFRGQTFRWVAENALGYAAYLVAAMKRDPTGGSKDSQEHAHNKGSFREYIELFPSGRVAIAMKEEQYAGKAPQHAADSQHSAPTEFTTPTQHATTTHTSTASLRSLLVRKLPNQKNLNKAVERLVSPLKVAPSLAQARARPSATLTCPAVSLETATGPSATLTCPSVSLETATGPSATLTCPAVSTEIDDSTLLAEAAKFEASYVASRRVCLPAGWTHTLPEVDQRWISKALFRWTAQGHPELVFSRVNKLWWYPPPVPLKTSNSPSLENYFGHRLLLWMPRKLWQVKLTCPHPDCQKELLTSAGLHQKIRQVVAMGEMYFVASEYLACRRCKRKVISWSHDLVSQLDIGHRVLFPCILTSKLACDFEVVTLMRQRGLGNSSSQIQRKLQERHVDVWLQKTVQYLTDCKGVASAVTTSLILPVTFEPVPSMPSIPKHRWLMQVYAQDVLQRLDEVKATITSQYGRILKMDSTKKVARKLAGRSYGTATWATNVGNEHGQVIMSVLTASEGFGLGPMIEGLIKRYRVAGVAPPEVLYVDRDCCGNTLLRRMFEEWEQMTIRLDVWHFMRRFAVGCTTDSHQLYATFMSGLSHCIFMWDQVDLTALKTAKHAELEADGKPSFEADVLRCISRSELALHCRRTTRGTKETLALIESHVQAFDGDAGRDTLGVPLINSACMREILKSQRKHVACIQDPVGVQLYMQTGTVLKGGHRLPTYRCARGSTSLESFHLHLNRFIPGTLASDTFFQAYLLDGLARWNEDRAVAATTNQQQPHSYNHLLRHAVNTLAEELMGMKIIPYVGPRKYTGELIGVEYLYQQTGKVLQDYKLAIEESETTEVGIEVDEGYAELEEFQDITVPTFDTLTGHLLPLHKHQCLQRLQHHLQLLQQPAPRHHCLWSLHHQCHLLSAAHCKLNQI; encoded by the exons atgGAACCTCGCTTCAGGAGACGGGCTGATGGCAGCCTGAATCTGACGGATACAGTGGAAGCGTCAAAGGTGAAGGAGGCCAACAAAGGAAAGCCGTACACAAGACCCCTGCCCCCGGAGAAAGTGCTAGACAAAGCCAGGAAAAGTTTAAGTGAGCACCACGGAGATCTGTCTAAAAGAAAGCACCTGTTGGGTTTCTTTGAAATCCAATTTGGTGTATTTCGTGGGCAAACATTTAGGTGGGTGGCTGAAAATGCCCTGGGGTATGCTGCTTACCTGGTGGCAGCTATGAAGAGGGACCCCACAGGAGGCAGCAAAGACTCCCAAGAACATGCCCACAACAAGGGGAGTTTCAGGGAGTATATTGAGCTCTTTCCTTCTGGCAGAGTTGCCATTGCCATGAAGGAAGAGCAATATGCTGGAAAAGCTCCCCAGCATGCTGCTGACTCCCAGCACTCTGCCCCTACAGAGTTCACCACCCCCACGCAGCACGCTACCACCACCCATACTTCTACTGCCTCTCTCCGCTCCCTCTTGGTAAGAAAGCTGCCTAACCAAAAAAACTTGAACAAGGCTGTAGAAAGACTGGTTTCCCCCCTCAAAGTCGCACCTT CTTTGGCCCAGGCACGTGCACGGCCCTCAGCCACCCTCACCTGTCCAGCTGTGTCCCTTGAGACAGCCACAGGGCCCTCAGCCACCCTCACCTGTCCATCTGTGTCCCTTGAGACAGCCACAGGGCCCTCAGCCACTCTCACCTGTCCAGCTGTGTCCACTGAGATAGATGACAGCACACTGCTGGCAGAGGCAGCTAAGTTTGAGGCATCATATGTGGCAT caagACGAGTTTGTCTTCCGGCTGGATGGACACACACCCTGCCTGAAGTGGACCAGAGGTGGATCTCCAAGGCCCTGTTCAGGTGGACAGCACAGGGGCATCCCGAGCTGGTATTTAGTAGGGTGAACAAACTTTGGTGGTATCCTCCACCCGTGCCACTGAAGACCAGCAATTCTCCTTCCTTGGAGAATTACTTTGGCCATCGCCTGCTGCTCTGGATGCCACGAAAACTGTGGCAAGTGAAGCTGACTTGTCCGCATCCAGACTGTCAAAAAGAACTTCTGACCTCAGCTGGCTTGCATCAAAAGATCAGGCAGGTGGTTGCCATGGGTGAGATGTACTTTGTTGCATCTGAGTACCTGGCCTGCCGAAGATGTAAGAGGAAGGTCATCAGCTGGAGCCATGATCTCGTTTCCCAGCTCGACATTGGCCACAGGGTGCTGTTCCCTTGCATTCTTACTTCAAAACTTGCATGTGACTTCGAGGTAGTAACTTTGATGCGTCAGCGCGGGCTGGGAAACAGCAGCAGCCAGATCCAGCGCAAGCTACAGGAGCGTCATGTTGATGTCTGGTTGCAAAAGACAGTCCAGTATCTGACAGATTGCAAGGGGGTTGCCAGTGCTGTCACGACGAGCCTGATCCTGCCTGTGACATTTGAACCTGTTCCTTCAATGCCTTCTATACCCAAGCACCGATGGCTGATGCAGGTGTACGCCCAGGATGTCCTGCAAAGGCTGGATGAGGTCAAGGCCACTATAACATCACAATATGGTCGAATCTTAAAAATGGATTCTACCAAAAAAGTGGCCAGAAAACTAGCAGGACGCAGCTATGGCACTGCTACTTGGGCAACTAATGTTGGCAATGAGCATGGACAGGTGATCATGTCCGTGCTCACAGCGAGCGAAGGTTTTGGTCTGGGGCCAATGATAGAAGGCCTTATCAAGCGATACAGAGTGGCTGGGGTGGCTCCTCCCGAAGTGCTGTATGTCGACCGAGACTGCTGTGGCAACACTCTTTTGAGGAGGATGTTTGAAGAGTGGGAGCAAATGACCATCCGGTTAGATGTCTGGCACTTCATGAGAAGGTTTGCTGTGGGCTGCACCACCGACTCACACCAGTTATATGCCACTTTTATGAGTGGCCTCAGCCATTGTATTTTCATGTGGGACCAGGTCGACCTGACTGCCCTGAAGACAGCGAAGCATGCAGAGCTAGAAGCTGATGGGAAACCATCATTCGAGGCTGATGTGCTACGCTGTATCAGTCGTAGCGAGCTAGCGCTGCATTGCAGGAGAACCACTCGCGGGACCAAAGAGACCCTGGCATTGATTGAGAGCCATGTTCAGGCCTTTGATGGAGATGCTGGTCGTGACACTCTGGGAGTCCCACTAATAAACTCAGCCTGCATGAGAGAGATTTTAAAGTCCCAGCGGAAGCATGTGGCCTGCATCCAGGATCCTGTCGGTGTGCAGCTCTACATGCAGACGGGTACTGTACTGAAGGGAGGGCACCGCCTGCCAACATACCGCTGTGCCAGAGGTTCCACTTCACTTGAGTCATTTCACCTGCACCTTAACAGATTCATCCCag gcACGCTGGCAAGTGACACCTTCTTTCAGGCATATCTTTTGGATGGGCTTGCAAGGTGGAATGAGGACCGGGCAGTGGCAGCAACAACTAATCAGCAGCAACCACATTCCTACAACCATCTACTGCGTCATGCGGTCAACACTCTTGCAGAGGAGCTCATGGGCATGAAAATCATTCCTTATGTTGGGCCAAGAAAGTACACTG GTGAGCTTATTGGAGTGGAATATCTTTACCAGCAAACTGGTAAAGTTCTGCAGGACTACAAGTTGGCCATTGAAGAGTCAGAGACTACTGAGGTTGGTATAGAGGTGGATGAAGGTTATGCTGAACTTGAGGAGTTTCAGGACATCACTGTCCCCACCTTTGACACATTAACCGGACACCTGCTGC